A region from the Pseudomonadota bacterium genome encodes:
- a CDS encoding aminotransferase class I/II-fold pyridoxal phosphate-dependent enzyme codes for MIVDLRSDTLTKPSQAMRAAMAAAEVGDDVYGEDPTVRRLEGRAAELLGKPWALYVPSGTMANQIALLAHCRPGDEVIIGEGNHCAFYEGGAGAAWAGVQFAQAGHGGLFSADEMEAACRPGEHYLPRTSLVALENTHNRAGGRVFPQADVLRIAERAHRRGLRVHLDGARIWNAAVVTGQPPSALAEPVDTVSACFSKGLGAPVGSVIAGSREFVTRARRLRHMLGGGMRQAGVLCAAALFALDHNLERLAEDHRLARRLAAGLARIEGVRCDISGVETNIVNFDVPGDAARFAAQAASRGVRLHAVAKHRLRAVTHRELSERDIERAVSVLVEVGQPDPLDR; via the coding sequence ATGATCGTGGATCTGCGTTCCGATACGCTCACAAAGCCCAGCCAAGCCATGCGTGCCGCCATGGCCGCAGCTGAAGTAGGCGACGATGTCTACGGAGAGGACCCCACGGTCAGGCGACTCGAGGGGCGTGCGGCCGAGCTGCTGGGCAAACCGTGGGCCCTTTACGTGCCGAGTGGCACCATGGCCAATCAGATCGCACTGCTCGCGCACTGCCGTCCCGGTGACGAGGTGATCATCGGGGAGGGCAACCACTGCGCGTTCTACGAGGGCGGTGCGGGCGCGGCGTGGGCCGGTGTGCAGTTCGCGCAGGCAGGTCACGGCGGCTTGTTCAGCGCGGACGAAATGGAAGCGGCTTGCCGGCCCGGCGAGCACTACCTGCCACGCACGAGCCTGGTGGCACTCGAAAACACGCACAACCGGGCGGGCGGGCGCGTGTTTCCTCAGGCCGACGTCCTGCGCATCGCCGAGCGCGCCCATCGTCGCGGTCTGCGCGTGCACCTCGATGGCGCGCGGATCTGGAATGCGGCGGTGGTTACAGGGCAGCCGCCAAGCGCCCTGGCCGAGCCGGTCGACACGGTAAGCGCTTGCTTTTCCAAGGGGCTCGGAGCGCCGGTTGGATCCGTCATCGCCGGCAGCCGCGAATTCGTGACACGAGCACGACGACTGCGGCACATGCTTGGGGGCGGCATGCGCCAAGCCGGCGTGTTGTGCGCGGCTGCGCTGTTCGCCCTCGATCACAACCTGGAGCGCCTGGCCGAGGACCACCGCCTTGCGAGGCGGCTGGCCGCGGGGCTGGCCCGAATCGAGGGCGTCCGCTGCGACATCTCCGGCGTCGAGACCAATATCGTCAACTTCGATGTCCCGGGCGACGCGGCCCGTTTCGCTGCCCAGGCCGCCTCCCGGGGGGTGCGCCTGCACGCGGTTGCCAAGCACCGGCTGCGCGCCGTGACCCACCGCGAGCTTTCGGAACGGGACATCGAACGCGCGGTCAGCGTATTGGTCGAGGTCGGACAGCCTGATCCGTTGGATCGGTGA
- a CDS encoding DinB family protein encodes MSPEPTPAISASADRAQPSERYKLVRGASRTLCEPLCIEDYVVQSMPDASPTLWHLAHTTWFFETFVLKPHCPGYRPWSEGFEYLFNSYYNSVGPAFPRPRRGLLTRPTVRDVMRYRAYVDEHVLALLERGPPNVASVVELGLQHEQ; translated from the coding sequence ATGAGTCCCGAGCCCACCCCAGCGATCTCCGCAAGCGCCGACCGTGCCCAGCCCTCGGAACGCTACAAGCTCGTTCGAGGCGCTAGCCGGACCCTTTGCGAGCCCCTGTGCATCGAAGACTACGTGGTCCAGTCGATGCCGGACGCGAGCCCCACGCTGTGGCACCTTGCACACACGACGTGGTTCTTCGAGACCTTCGTGCTCAAGCCTCACTGTCCTGGTTATCGCCCGTGGTCCGAGGGCTTCGAGTACCTCTTTAATTCCTACTACAATTCGGTGGGGCCGGCCTTTCCGAGGCCACGCAGGGGCTTGCTGACGCGGCCAACCGTACGCGACGTCATGCGCTATCGCGCCTACGTGGACGAGCACGTGCTCGCACTGCTCGAACGTGGCCCCCCCAACGTGGCGAGCGTGGTGGAACTGGGACTGCAGCACGAACAGC
- a CDS encoding HDOD domain-containing protein — MSQTGYSPSNQTGDRGSVVAAFPERLAFLGRQPILDRRNDVWAYQLLYRRDLENRARFSSGHDATMGVMLNALVELGLDQVVGSKQMLVYFPRKTLLEYYSLLLPRDRVLLVIPRDFEVDISSVAALRFLAWRGYRFVLSDVELDAAKNGPLIEVAGYARVDVSKYDPKRLRGHLGMLRSHNLETIAYKVETHAQHEMCLEIGFNYCQGYFLSKPSIVRGRKIPTRHASVLRLLQAVHDPDASISSLDEIIGSDVSLSYRLVRCLNTAGRATASRIETVRHALVMLGLDNVRRWVTLLTLAASGVRSPELLHVALVRARMCDNLAQAVGAPKSSTAFTVGLFSVLDLLLDRPMREVLSELPLSPELKDAIVHHDGPYGALLTCAVAYEQSRWEAVACAGLDESRITGAWLEAAKWARETAWQVAGA, encoded by the coding sequence GTGAGTCAAACAGGGTATAGTCCGTCGAACCAGACCGGCGACAGGGGTTCGGTGGTTGCGGCTTTTCCGGAGCGGCTTGCCTTCTTGGGCCGGCAGCCCATTTTGGATCGCCGCAACGACGTCTGGGCCTACCAGCTGTTGTATCGACGCGACCTCGAGAATCGGGCGCGCTTTAGCAGCGGTCACGACGCAACCATGGGGGTGATGCTGAACGCTCTGGTGGAGCTGGGTCTGGACCAGGTTGTTGGATCGAAGCAGATGCTGGTCTACTTCCCCCGCAAGACGCTGCTCGAGTACTACTCGCTGCTCCTGCCTCGAGACCGTGTGCTGCTCGTCATCCCGCGCGATTTCGAGGTCGACATCAGCAGCGTCGCCGCGCTCCGGTTCCTCGCTTGGAGGGGATACCGCTTCGTTCTCAGCGACGTCGAGCTTGACGCAGCGAAAAACGGGCCCCTCATAGAGGTTGCGGGCTATGCCCGCGTCGACGTGAGCAAGTACGACCCCAAGCGCTTGCGAGGGCACCTTGGCATGCTGCGGTCGCACAACCTGGAGACGATCGCCTACAAGGTCGAAACCCACGCTCAGCACGAGATGTGTCTTGAGATCGGATTCAACTACTGCCAGGGCTACTTCCTGAGCAAGCCGTCGATTGTCCGGGGTCGAAAGATACCGACGCGGCATGCCAGCGTGTTGAGGCTCCTGCAAGCGGTGCACGATCCTGACGCCAGTATTTCGAGCCTGGACGAGATCATAGGAAGCGACGTGTCCCTTTCGTACCGCCTGGTGCGCTGCCTGAACACGGCCGGGCGGGCGACCGCAAGTCGCATCGAGACCGTCCGTCACGCGTTGGTCATGCTTGGCTTGGACAACGTGCGCCGCTGGGTCACGCTGCTGACCCTTGCTGCGAGCGGCGTCAGATCCCCCGAGCTGCTGCACGTGGCTTTGGTACGGGCGCGCATGTGCGACAATCTGGCGCAGGCCGTGGGGGCGCCCAAGTCGAGCACCGCCTTCACGGTGGGGCTGTTCTCGGTGCTCGATCTGCTTCTGGACCGCCCCATGCGCGAGGTACTGAGCGAACTGCCGCTGAGCCCCGAGCTCAAGGACGCCATCGTGCATCACGACGGCCCTTACGGTGCGCTGCTAACGTGTGCCGTAGCTTACGAGCAGAGCCGCTGGGAGGCCGTGGCATGCGCCGGGCTCGACGAGAGCCGAATCACGGGCGCCTGGCTGGAGGCGGCCAAGTGGGCCCGCGAGACGGCTTGGCAAGTGGCTGGAGCCTGA